Below is a genomic region from Candidatus Gastranaerophilales bacterium.
CACCGGTTGTGGTGTCTTTCAAACCAACAGCCGCACAAATATCGCCTGCGTGAACTTCTGTAATTTCATTTCTTTGGTCAGCGTACATTTGAACAAGTCTTGAGATACGTTCTTTCTTGCCGTTAGTAGCGTTTAGAACGTAAGAACCAGCAGTAAGTACACCTGAGTAAACTCTCATAAATGTTAAACGACCTACGTAAGGGTCAGTCATAACTTTGAATGCAAGAGCTGCAAATGGTTCTGTATCAGAAGAATGTCTTTCAACTTTAGAACCATCTTCAAGTTCACCTTCGATAGCTTTAACATCAACAGGAGAAGGCATAAAGTCAATAACCGCATTTAGCAATAGTTGGACACCTTTGTTTTTGAAAGCAGTACCGCAAGTAACAGGTACAATTTTGTTTTCACAAACAGCTTTTCTCAAAGCAGTTTTTAATTCTTCAACAGTAGGTTCTTCACCTTCTAAGAATTTCATCATTAAATCATCATCAAGTTCAGAAATTTTTTCAATCATTTCTGCTCTGTATTTTTTAGCTTCTTCAAGCATATCAGCAGGTACTTCTTCTTCTTTGATGTCAGTTCCCAAATCATTTGTGTAGATTTCAGCTTTCATAGTCATAAGGTCAATTAAGCCTGAGAATTTATCTTCAGCACCGATAGGAAGTTGGATAGGAACTGCGTTTGCACCTAATCTGTTTTTGATTTGGTCAACTACACGGAAGAAGTTTGCACCGGTTCTATCCATTTTGTTTACGAATACCATACGAGGAACTTCGTATCTGTTAGCTTGTCTCCAAACTGTTTCAGATTGAGATTGAACGCCACCAACTGCACAGAAAACAGCAACAACGCCATCTAATACACGTAAAGAACGTTCAACTTCGATTGTAAAGTCAACGTGCCCGGGGGTGTCGATGATATTGACTTGGTGACCGTTCCAATAAGCTGTAACAGCAGCAGATTGAATTGTGATGCCACGTTCACGTTCTTGATCCATGAAGTCGGTTACGGCAGCACCGTCGTGAACTTCACCGATTTTATGTGTTTTACCTGTGTAAAAGAGAATACGTTCTGTAGTAGTGGTTTTGCCCGCATCAATGTGAGCGGCAATACCAATGTTTCTAACTTTCTCTAATGGAGTTTGTCTTGCCATTTCTTGTTTTCCTTTATTTTAAACTACTAAATTATTATAGCAAAATGCCATTGTACAAACATTCTTGCATAAAAACAGAAAATTTTAAACAAATTTTTACATGATGTTATATTGTATAAATAATAT
It encodes:
- the fusA gene encoding elongation factor G codes for the protein MARQTPLEKVRNIGIAAHIDAGKTTTTERILFYTGKTHKIGEVHDGAAVTDFMDQERERGITIQSAAVTAYWNGHQVNIIDTPGHVDFTIEVERSLRVLDGVVAVFCAVGGVQSQSETVWRQANRYEVPRMVFVNKMDRTGANFFRVVDQIKNRLGANAVPIQLPIGAEDKFSGLIDLMTMKAEIYTNDLGTDIKEEEVPADMLEEAKKYRAEMIEKISELDDDLMMKFLEGEEPTVEELKTALRKAVCENKIVPVTCGTAFKNKGVQLLLNAVIDFMPSPVDVKAIEGELEDGSKVERHSSDTEPFAALAFKVMTDPYVGRLTFMRVYSGVLTAGSYVLNATNGKKERISRLVQMYADQRNEITEVHAGDICAAVGLKDTTTGDTLSDEKSPIVLERMTFPEPVIEVAIEPKTKADQDKMGIALQKLAEEDPSFRVKSDAETGQTIIAGMGELHLDIIVDRLLREFKVDANVGKPQVAYRETIRGNADQDSKFVRQSGGKGQYGHVKIQIAPAEENAGFVFENKIVGGAIPKEYIEPARKGMEEALEGGILAGFPMIDVKVTLYDGSYHDVDSSEMAFKIAGSMAVKDGVKKAKPCILEPMMKVEIEVPEENTGDIIGDISSRRGRVEGMEIIEGTGIQKIKAIVPLAEMFGYATDIRSKTQGRGTFSMEFKCYEQVPSTIETEIISKSGATA